The following are encoded in a window of Kitasatospora fiedleri genomic DNA:
- a CDS encoding protein meaA gives MGAQERDRPWLMRTYAGHSTASDSNALYRRNLAKGQTGLSVAFDLPTQTGYDSDHVLARGEVGRVGVPVGHLGDMRTLFDGIPLERTNTSMTINATAMWLLALYQVVAEEQGADIAKLTGTTQNDIVKEYLSRGTHVFPPGPSVRLITDMIAYTVAHIPKWNPINICSYHLQEAGATPVQEIAYSMCTAIAVLDAVRDSGQVPAERMGEVVGRISFFVNAGVRFVEEMCKMRAFNRLWEKVTRERYGIEDAKQRRFRYGVQVNSLGLTEAQPENNVQRIVLEMLAVTLSKDARARAVQLPAWNEALGLPRPWDQQWSLRIQQVLAYESDLLEYGDLFDGSHVVEAKTAALLAGAEAEIAKVLGMGGVIPAVESGYLKSELVASHAERRARIEAGQDKIIGVNCFDTTEENPLTADLDTAIMVVDPAAERSVLAHLESWRAGRDEAAVRDALARLKEVAATEENLMAATLACARAGATTGEWSFALREVFGEYRAPTGVGGAPVAVAAEPGGELAAVREAVAATAAELGAGKLRLLVGKPGLDGHSNGAEQIAVRARDAGFEVVYQGIRLTPEQIVSAAVAEDVHCVGLSILSGAHPELVPDVLHRLRRAGVEDVPVIVGGIIPAADAEVLRTAGVAAVFTPKDFGITTIIGRIVDEIRLANRLQPWAATTAATS, from the coding sequence ATGGGCGCCCAGGAGCGCGACCGTCCCTGGCTGATGCGGACCTACGCCGGGCACTCCACCGCGAGCGACTCCAACGCGCTGTACCGGCGCAACCTCGCGAAGGGGCAGACCGGTCTGTCGGTGGCGTTCGACCTGCCGACCCAGACCGGCTACGACTCCGACCACGTCCTCGCCCGCGGCGAGGTCGGCCGGGTCGGCGTGCCGGTCGGGCACCTGGGCGACATGCGGACCCTGTTCGACGGCATCCCGCTGGAGCGCACCAACACCTCGATGACCATCAACGCCACCGCGATGTGGCTGCTGGCGCTGTACCAGGTGGTCGCCGAGGAGCAGGGCGCGGACATCGCGAAGCTCACCGGCACCACCCAGAACGACATCGTCAAGGAGTACCTGTCGCGCGGGACGCACGTCTTCCCGCCCGGCCCCTCGGTGCGGCTGATCACCGACATGATCGCCTACACGGTGGCGCACATCCCCAAGTGGAACCCGATCAACATCTGCAGCTACCACCTGCAGGAGGCCGGGGCGACGCCCGTCCAGGAGATCGCCTACTCGATGTGCACCGCGATCGCCGTCCTCGACGCCGTCCGCGACTCCGGGCAGGTCCCGGCCGAGCGGATGGGCGAGGTGGTCGGCCGGATCTCCTTCTTCGTGAACGCGGGCGTCCGCTTCGTCGAGGAGATGTGCAAGATGCGGGCCTTCAACCGGCTCTGGGAGAAGGTCACCCGGGAGCGCTACGGCATCGAGGACGCCAAGCAGCGCCGGTTCCGCTACGGCGTGCAGGTCAACTCGCTGGGCCTGACCGAGGCCCAGCCGGAGAACAACGTCCAGCGGATCGTGCTGGAGATGCTGGCCGTCACGCTCTCCAAGGACGCCCGGGCCCGGGCCGTCCAGCTCCCGGCCTGGAACGAGGCGCTGGGCCTGCCCCGGCCGTGGGACCAGCAGTGGTCGCTGCGCATCCAGCAGGTGCTGGCGTACGAGTCGGACCTGCTGGAGTACGGCGACCTGTTCGACGGCTCGCACGTGGTGGAGGCGAAGACCGCCGCACTGCTGGCCGGCGCCGAGGCGGAGATCGCCAAGGTGCTGGGGATGGGCGGGGTGATCCCGGCCGTCGAGTCCGGCTACCTGAAGTCCGAGCTGGTCGCCTCGCACGCCGAGCGGCGGGCCCGGATCGAGGCCGGCCAGGACAAGATCATCGGCGTCAACTGCTTCGACACCACCGAGGAGAACCCGCTCACCGCGGACCTGGACACCGCCATCATGGTGGTCGACCCGGCCGCCGAGCGCTCGGTGCTGGCCCACCTGGAATCCTGGCGGGCCGGGCGCGACGAGGCCGCCGTGCGGGACGCGCTGGCCCGGCTCAAGGAGGTGGCCGCCACCGAGGAGAACCTGATGGCGGCCACCCTGGCCTGCGCCCGGGCCGGCGCCACCACCGGCGAGTGGTCGTTCGCGCTCCGCGAGGTGTTCGGCGAGTACCGGGCGCCCACCGGCGTGGGCGGCGCCCCGGTCGCGGTCGCGGCCGAGCCGGGCGGCGAACTCGCCGCCGTGCGCGAGGCGGTGGCCGCCACCGCCGCCGAGCTGGGCGCCGGCAAGCTGCGCCTGCTGGTCGGCAAGCCCGGCCTGGACGGGCACTCCAACGGCGCCGAGCAGATCGCCGTCCGGGCCCGCGACGCCGGGTTCGAGGTGGTCTACCAGGGCATCCGCCTGACGCCCGAGCAGATCGTCTCGGCGGCCGTCGCCGAGGACGTGCACTGCGTGGGCCTGTCCATCCTGTCCGGCGCGCACCCCGAGCTGGTGCCGGACGTCCTGCACCGGCTGCGCCGCGCGGGGGTGGAGGATGTGCCGGTGATCGTGGGTGGCATCATCCCGGCAGCCGACGCGGAGGTCCTGCGGACCGCCGGCGTGGCCGCCGTGTTCACACCCAAGGACTTCGGCATCACCACCATCATCGGCCGGATCGTGGACGAGATCCGGCTGGCCAACAGGCTCCAGCCCTGGGCCGCGACCACCGCCGCGACCAGCTGA
- the ccrA gene encoding crotonyl-CoA carboxylase/reductase: protein MQEILDAILSGDATSADYAALALPESYRAVTLHKDEEQMFAGLASRDKDPRKSLHLDDVPLPELGPGEALVAVMASSVNYNTVWSSIFEPVSTFGFLERYGRLSPLTARHDLPYHVLGSDLAGVVLRTGAGVNAWKPGDEVVAHCLSVELESPDGHNDTMMDPEQRIWGFETNFGGLAQLALVKTNQLLPKPKHLTWEEAASPGLVNSTAYRQLVSRNGAGMKQGDNVLIWGASGGLGSYATQYALAGGATPICVVSSPQKADICRAMGAEAIIDRSAEGYRFWKDEHNQDPREWKRLGAKIREFTGGEDVDIVFEHPGRETFGASVYVTRKGGTIVTCASTSGYMHQYDNRYLWMSLKRIVGSHFANYREAFEANRLIAKGKIHPTLSKVYALEETGQAALDVHHNKHQGKVGVLCLAPQEGLGVRNAELREQHLTKINAFRNV, encoded by the coding sequence ATGCAGGAAATTCTCGACGCGATCCTCAGCGGCGACGCCACGTCCGCCGACTACGCCGCCCTGGCGCTGCCCGAGTCCTACCGGGCGGTGACGCTCCACAAGGACGAGGAGCAGATGTTCGCCGGGCTGGCCAGCCGGGACAAGGACCCGCGCAAGTCGCTCCACCTGGATGACGTCCCGCTGCCCGAACTCGGCCCGGGCGAAGCCCTGGTGGCCGTGATGGCCAGCTCGGTCAACTACAACACCGTGTGGAGCTCGATCTTCGAGCCGGTCTCCACCTTCGGCTTCCTGGAGCGCTACGGCCGCCTCTCGCCGCTGACCGCGCGCCACGACCTGCCGTACCACGTGCTCGGCTCCGACCTGGCGGGCGTGGTGCTGCGCACCGGCGCCGGCGTCAACGCCTGGAAGCCCGGCGACGAGGTCGTCGCGCACTGTCTGTCGGTCGAGCTGGAGTCCCCCGACGGCCACAACGACACCATGATGGACCCGGAGCAGCGGATCTGGGGCTTCGAGACCAACTTCGGCGGCCTGGCCCAGCTCGCCCTGGTCAAGACCAACCAGCTGCTCCCCAAGCCCAAGCACCTCACCTGGGAGGAGGCCGCCTCCCCGGGCCTGGTCAACTCCACCGCGTACCGCCAGCTGGTCTCGCGCAACGGCGCCGGCATGAAGCAGGGCGACAACGTGCTGATCTGGGGCGCCAGCGGCGGCCTCGGCTCGTACGCCACCCAGTACGCGCTGGCCGGCGGCGCCACCCCGATCTGCGTGGTCTCCAGCCCGCAGAAGGCCGACATCTGCCGGGCGATGGGCGCCGAGGCGATCATCGACCGCAGCGCCGAGGGCTACAGGTTCTGGAAGGACGAGCACAACCAGGACCCGCGCGAGTGGAAGCGCCTGGGCGCGAAGATCCGCGAGTTCACCGGCGGCGAGGACGTGGACATCGTCTTCGAGCACCCGGGCCGGGAGACCTTCGGCGCCTCGGTCTACGTCACCCGCAAGGGCGGCACCATCGTCACCTGCGCCTCCACCTCCGGCTACATGCACCAGTACGACAACCGCTACCTGTGGATGTCGCTCAAGCGCATCGTCGGCTCGCACTTCGCCAACTACCGCGAGGCGTTCGAGGCCAACCGGCTGATCGCCAAGGGCAAGATCCACCCGACCCTGTCCAAGGTCTACGCGCTGGAGGAGACCGGCCAGGCCGCCCTGGACGTGCACCACAACAAGCACCAGGGCAAGGTCGGCGTGCTCTGCCTGGCCCCGCAGGAGGGGCTGGGCGTGCGCAACGCCGAGTTGCGCGAGCAGCACCTGACCAAGATCAACGCCTTCCGGAACGTCTGA
- a CDS encoding cellulase family glycosylhydrolase, whose protein sequence is MTVRTTTTALVAALAATAAATLALTGAGPAAAAGVRCSVDYTTNDWGSGFTANVKLTNAGTAPIDNWSVGYSYTGNQTLSGSGWNGTWSQSGKNVTVTAPAWAATLAVGGSISAGANFSYSGGNAAPTSFTVNGVTCGGAASPSPSPSASASPSPSPSPSASASASASPSPSPSGSTGTGGGRAPALRVSGNRLVDANGAQVVLRGVNRSGMEFMCVQGYGFADGPVDAASIAAIKSWKANAVRVPVNEDCWNGYANVKPEYAGENYRTAVKNFVSALRDAGLTPIIDLHWTQGLYTGNSSGCSDTNSTCQKPMPGAGAATFWSSVAAAFKNDPSVVFDLFNEPYADRAVSGLDQAWNCWRDGGSACPGIGYPVSGMQTLVNAVRTAGANNVILLGGLAYSNDLGQWLAHKPTDPAGNLAAAWHVYNFNTCSNQSCWNSTVAPLAAQVPVVIGEIGENDCAHSFIDQVMSWADAAKVSYLGWTWNTWDCGQGPSLISGFDGTPTAFGQGLKNHLAAVN, encoded by the coding sequence ATGACCGTCCGCACCACCACCACGGCGCTGGTCGCGGCGCTGGCCGCGACCGCTGCGGCCACCCTCGCACTCACCGGCGCCGGCCCGGCGGCCGCCGCCGGCGTCCGGTGCTCCGTCGACTACACGACGAACGACTGGGGCAGCGGCTTCACCGCGAACGTGAAACTTACCAACGCCGGCACCGCCCCGATCGACAACTGGAGCGTCGGCTACTCCTACACCGGCAACCAGACCCTCTCCGGCTCCGGCTGGAACGGCACCTGGAGCCAGTCCGGCAAGAACGTCACCGTCACCGCCCCCGCCTGGGCGGCCACCCTCGCGGTCGGCGGCTCGATCAGCGCGGGCGCCAACTTCTCCTACAGCGGCGGCAACGCGGCCCCGACCTCGTTCACCGTCAACGGCGTGACCTGCGGCGGGGCGGCGAGCCCGTCGCCCTCGCCGTCCGCTTCGGCGTCCCCCTCGCCCTCCCCCTCGCCGTCCGCGTCCGCGTCCGCTTCGGCCTCGCCGTCGCCGTCGCCGTCGGGGAGCACCGGCACCGGTGGCGGCAGGGCCCCGGCGCTGCGCGTCTCCGGCAACCGGCTGGTGGACGCCAACGGCGCGCAGGTGGTGCTGCGCGGCGTGAACCGCTCCGGCATGGAGTTCATGTGCGTCCAGGGCTACGGCTTCGCCGACGGCCCGGTGGACGCCGCCTCGATCGCCGCGATCAAGAGCTGGAAGGCCAACGCCGTCCGCGTCCCGGTCAACGAGGACTGCTGGAACGGCTACGCCAACGTCAAGCCGGAGTACGCGGGTGAGAACTACCGCACCGCGGTGAAGAACTTCGTCTCCGCGCTGCGGGACGCCGGGCTCACCCCGATCATCGACCTGCACTGGACGCAGGGCCTCTACACCGGCAACTCCTCGGGCTGCTCGGACACCAACTCGACCTGCCAGAAGCCGATGCCGGGCGCGGGCGCGGCGACCTTCTGGTCCTCCGTCGCCGCCGCCTTCAAGAACGACCCGTCGGTGGTCTTCGACCTGTTCAACGAGCCCTACGCGGACCGCGCCGTCTCCGGCCTCGACCAGGCGTGGAACTGCTGGCGGGACGGCGGCAGCGCCTGCCCCGGCATCGGCTACCCGGTCAGCGGCATGCAGACCCTGGTGAACGCGGTCCGCACCGCGGGCGCGAACAACGTCATCCTGCTCGGCGGCCTGGCCTACTCCAACGACCTCGGCCAGTGGCTGGCCCACAAGCCGACCGACCCGGCGGGCAACCTGGCCGCGGCCTGGCACGTGTACAACTTCAACACCTGCTCCAACCAGTCCTGCTGGAACTCGACCGTGGCGCCGCTGGCCGCGCAGGTCCCGGTGGTGATCGGCGAGATCGGCGAGAACGACTGCGCCCACTCCTTCATCGACCAGGTGATGTCCTGGGCCGACGCCGCCAAGGTCTCCTACCTCGGCTGGACCTGGAACACCTGGGACTGCGGCCAGGGCCCGTCGCTGATCTCCGGGTTCGACGGCACCCCGACCGCGTTCGGCCAGGGCCTCAAGAACCACCTGGCCGCCGTGAACTGA
- a CDS encoding MFS transporter, whose protein sequence is MSDTLQPDPRRWKALVFIALAQLMVVLDATVVNIALPHAKEDLGFADSTTQWVITAYALAFGSLLLFGGRVADLWGRRRTFMVGLVGFAAASALGGAAANTTMLLGARALQGVFGALLAPAALSLLAVMFTDGKERAKAFGIYGAVAGGGGAIGLILGGALTEYLNWRWTFYVNIPFALVAIAGAVLVISEPAVGHNRNRLDIPGVLLVTTGLVSLVYGFTRAEQEGWGDSSTIGLFVAAAVLLAAFAVVESRVKAPLLPLRVVTDRNRGGVYLSLGMAVIGMFGLFLFLTLYMQGVLGYKPLVNGFAFLPMVAGMITGSTQIGARLMTRVPARYLMAPGFLVASLGLLILTQIDVGTSYWQILPGLILMGLGMGTAFMPAMSLATYGVQPRDAGVASAMVNTSQQVGGAIGTALLSTVAHSAGTSWAKAHAATATDQQLFQLQAQVHSYSVAIWWAFGILVLAGVTAFALINAGKPEHHTEGAPAEDAVPVMAH, encoded by the coding sequence ATGTCTGACACCCTCCAGCCGGACCCTCGCCGGTGGAAGGCGCTCGTCTTCATCGCCCTGGCGCAACTGATGGTCGTGCTGGACGCGACCGTGGTGAACATCGCGCTCCCGCACGCGAAGGAAGACCTCGGCTTCGCCGACAGCACCACCCAGTGGGTGATCACCGCCTACGCGCTGGCCTTCGGCAGCCTGCTGCTGTTCGGCGGCCGGGTCGCCGACCTGTGGGGCCGCCGCCGGACCTTCATGGTCGGCCTGGTCGGCTTCGCCGCGGCCTCCGCGCTCGGCGGCGCCGCCGCCAACACCACCATGCTGCTCGGCGCCCGCGCCCTGCAGGGCGTGTTCGGCGCGCTGCTGGCGCCCGCCGCGCTGTCGCTGCTGGCCGTGATGTTCACCGACGGCAAGGAGCGCGCCAAGGCGTTCGGCATCTACGGCGCGGTGGCCGGCGGTGGCGGCGCGATCGGCCTGATCCTGGGCGGCGCCCTCACCGAGTACCTGAACTGGCGCTGGACCTTCTACGTCAACATCCCGTTCGCCCTGGTCGCCATCGCGGGCGCGGTGCTGGTCATCAGCGAGCCGGCCGTCGGCCACAACCGCAACCGCCTCGACATCCCGGGCGTGCTGCTGGTCACCACCGGCCTGGTCTCCCTGGTGTACGGCTTCACCCGGGCCGAGCAGGAGGGCTGGGGCGACAGCAGCACCATCGGCCTGTTCGTCGCCGCCGCCGTGCTGCTCGCCGCGTTCGCGGTGGTCGAGAGCCGGGTCAAGGCCCCGCTGCTGCCGCTGCGCGTGGTCACCGACCGCAACCGCGGCGGTGTCTACCTCTCGCTCGGCATGGCCGTGATCGGCATGTTCGGCCTGTTCCTCTTCCTCACCCTCTACATGCAGGGCGTGCTGGGCTACAAGCCGCTGGTCAACGGCTTCGCCTTCCTCCCGATGGTGGCCGGCATGATCACCGGCTCCACCCAGATCGGCGCCCGCCTGATGACCCGGGTCCCGGCCCGCTACCTGATGGCGCCCGGCTTCCTGGTCGCCTCGCTCGGCCTGCTGATCCTCACCCAGATCGACGTCGGCACCTCGTACTGGCAGATCCTGCCCGGCCTGATCCTGATGGGCCTCGGCATGGGCACCGCGTTCATGCCCGCGATGAGCCTGGCCACCTACGGCGTGCAGCCGCGGGACGCCGGTGTCGCCTCCGCGATGGTCAACACCTCCCAGCAGGTCGGCGGCGCGATCGGCACCGCCCTGCTGAGCACCGTCGCCCACAGCGCCGGCACCTCCTGGGCCAAGGCCCACGCGGCCACCGCCACCGACCAGCAGCTGTTCCAGCTCCAGGCCCAGGTGCACTCGTACTCGGTGGCCATCTGGTGGGCCTTCGGCATCCTGGTCCTGGCCGGCGTCACCGCCTTCGCCCTGATCAACGCCGGCAAGCCCGAGCACCACACCGAGGGCGCCCCGGCCGAGGACGCCGTCCCGGTCATGGCGCACTGA
- a CDS encoding Uma2 family endonuclease produces MAVMTTERPQMELEQFREIAIAAEREDVVLEFVNGRIGVKPVPDGDHGEIVMWLLERCLAQRPDLRLYPEQGLQVANYRNGLAKPDGSLAPRRSFAGQGEWADPAEVLMVVEVTSYDADANRRDRVEKPRAYAETAIPVFLLVDRDAGAVSVHSEPEDGRYHSVVTLTYGHVVELPEPVNVSLDTEELKEFSR; encoded by the coding sequence ATGGCTGTCATGACGACTGAGCGTCCGCAGATGGAACTTGAGCAGTTCAGGGAGATCGCCATAGCGGCCGAGCGGGAAGACGTGGTGCTCGAGTTCGTCAACGGCAGGATCGGAGTCAAGCCGGTGCCCGACGGCGACCACGGCGAGATCGTCATGTGGCTGCTGGAGCGCTGCCTGGCCCAGCGCCCGGATCTCCGGCTCTACCCCGAGCAGGGCCTGCAGGTGGCGAACTACCGCAACGGGCTGGCCAAGCCGGACGGTTCGCTCGCGCCGCGGCGTAGCTTCGCGGGCCAGGGGGAGTGGGCCGATCCGGCCGAGGTCCTCATGGTGGTCGAGGTGACCTCGTACGACGCCGACGCCAACCGGCGCGACCGGGTCGAGAAGCCGAGGGCCTACGCGGAGACCGCCATCCCGGTGTTCCTGCTGGTGGACCGCGACGCGGGTGCGGTCTCGGTGCACAGCGAGCCGGAGGACGGGCGCTACCACAGTGTCGTGACGCTGACCTACGGGCACGTCGTGGAGCTGCCGGAGCCGGTGAACGTCAGCCTCGACACCGAGGAGCTGAAGGAGTTCAGCCGCTGA
- a CDS encoding TetR family transcriptional regulator, giving the protein MESGPGSRRAAAQRLQMRQDLTAAAMELFATQGYEETTVDQIAAAAGVARRTFFRYFRSKEEAIFPDHDDTLVRVADLLASADAEEHPLDVVCRGIKEVLRMYASTPEMSVARYQLIRQVPALREREIAVVSRYERLFTRYLLGRFDAAEQTPPGWQRGGDDDSMLAEVSAAAVVAAHNHVLRRWLRAGGHGDVEAQLDHSFGVIRGTFWPTPPSGARRRGTTLAPGATGDGVPPEEPGAVSALSASPSGEVLITVARTDAPLEAVVDSIRAALTGRTPA; this is encoded by the coding sequence GTGGAGTCCGGGCCGGGCAGCCGCCGGGCCGCCGCCCAGCGGCTGCAGATGCGCCAGGACCTCACCGCCGCGGCGATGGAGCTGTTCGCCACCCAGGGGTACGAGGAGACGACGGTCGATCAGATCGCGGCCGCCGCCGGGGTCGCCCGACGGACCTTCTTCCGGTACTTCCGGTCGAAGGAGGAGGCGATCTTCCCGGACCACGACGACACCCTGGTGCGGGTGGCGGACCTGCTGGCCAGCGCCGACGCCGAGGAGCACCCGCTGGACGTGGTGTGCCGCGGCATCAAGGAGGTGCTGCGGATGTACGCCTCCACGCCGGAGATGTCGGTGGCCCGCTACCAGCTGATCCGGCAGGTCCCGGCGCTGCGCGAGCGGGAGATCGCGGTGGTCTCCCGCTACGAGCGGCTGTTCACCCGCTACCTGCTGGGCCGGTTCGACGCGGCCGAGCAGACCCCGCCGGGCTGGCAGCGCGGCGGGGACGACGACTCGATGCTGGCCGAGGTGTCGGCGGCGGCGGTGGTCGCGGCGCACAACCACGTGCTGCGGCGCTGGCTGCGGGCCGGCGGCCACGGGGACGTGGAGGCGCAGCTCGACCACTCCTTCGGGGTGATCCGGGGGACGTTCTGGCCGACCCCGCCGAGCGGTGCCCGCCGCCGCGGCACCACGCTGGCACCCGGTGCCACTGGTGACGGAGTGCCACCGGAGGAGCCCGGGGCGGTGAGCGCACTGAGTGCCAGTCCGAGCGGTGAGGTGCTGATCACAGTCGCCCGGACGGACGCACCGCTGGAGGCGGTGGTGGATTCGATCAGAGCCGCCCTGACCGGGAGAACTCCCGCGTAA
- a CDS encoding TetR/AcrR family transcriptional regulator → MTVVAAAPVRRADAARNRARIVAAAREAFVEYGAMASLDEIARRAGVGNATLYRNFADRRALIHQVSIAVMERIVAHAHAATAQEPDSFAAFSRFVHAAAEERIGALCPLLSDPIDLNDPELAEARAEMKQVTEDLIARAQADGLLRTDVGAGDIVVAMAQLTRPLPGFGCLDLDPHVRRHLQLLLDGLRAPAPSVLPGRAATLEDLTPRV, encoded by the coding sequence ATGACCGTCGTCGCCGCCGCTCCCGTCCGCCGCGCGGACGCGGCCCGCAACCGGGCCCGCATCGTCGCCGCGGCCCGGGAGGCGTTCGTCGAGTACGGGGCGATGGCCTCGCTGGACGAGATCGCCCGCCGGGCGGGCGTCGGCAACGCCACGCTGTACCGGAACTTCGCCGACCGCCGCGCCCTGATCCACCAGGTGTCGATCGCCGTGATGGAGCGGATCGTGGCGCACGCGCACGCGGCCACCGCGCAGGAGCCCGACTCCTTCGCCGCGTTCAGCCGCTTCGTGCACGCCGCGGCCGAGGAGCGGATCGGCGCGCTCTGCCCCCTGCTGTCCGACCCGATCGACTTGAACGACCCCGAACTCGCCGAAGCCCGCGCCGAGATGAAGCAGGTCACCGAGGACCTCATCGCGCGGGCCCAGGCCGACGGCCTGCTCCGCACCGACGTCGGAGCCGGCGACATCGTCGTCGCCATGGCCCAGCTCACCCGACCGCTCCCCGGCTTCGGCTGCCTCGACCTGGACCCCCACGTCCGGCGTCACCTGCAGTTGCTGCTGGACGGCCTGCGGGCTCCCGCGCCGTCCGTGCTGCCCGGCCGTGCCGCGACCCTGGAGGACCTCACGCCCCGCGTCTGA
- a CDS encoding GNAT family N-acetyltransferase, which yields MTSYWTGRRVRLRAVEPEDGPLLARLSAQEERLGDALDPPRSAEGWTALAREKAAADPTAGTYQLIIESLPDGAAAGTAAGTAVGTAAGTAVGAIAVHRADGRSGLFEYGITVGAEHRRRGYAAEAVRLVLRHQFEERRHHKATARVFAHNAPSLALQRRLGFVEEGRLVRHFFVAGEHRDVVLFALFAEQFFARHGGPTRL from the coding sequence ATGACGAGCTACTGGACGGGCCGACGGGTACGGCTGCGCGCGGTCGAACCGGAGGACGGACCGCTGCTGGCCCGGCTCTCCGCGCAGGAGGAGCGGCTCGGGGACGCGCTCGACCCGCCGCGCTCCGCCGAGGGCTGGACGGCGCTGGCCAGGGAGAAGGCCGCCGCCGACCCGACCGCCGGCACCTACCAGCTGATCATCGAGTCGCTCCCCGACGGCGCCGCGGCCGGTACCGCGGCCGGTACCGCGGTCGGCACTGCGGCCGGTACCGCGGTCGGCGCGATCGCCGTGCACCGGGCCGACGGCCGCAGCGGGCTGTTCGAGTACGGCATCACCGTCGGCGCCGAGCACCGCCGCCGGGGCTACGCGGCCGAGGCCGTCCGCCTGGTGCTGCGCCACCAGTTCGAGGAGCGCCGCCACCACAAGGCCACCGCCCGGGTGTTCGCCCACAACGCGCCCTCGCTGGCCCTCCAACGGCGGCTCGGCTTCGTCGAGGAGGGCCGACTGGTCCGGCACTTCTTCGTCGCGGGCGAACACCGGGACGTGGTCCTGTTCGCTCTGTTCGCCGAGCAGTTCTTCGCCCGCCACGGCGGCCCCACCCGACTCTGA